The sequence TATTTCCGAAAACTCTAGCGATCGCGATAGTAGAAATAAAATTCGGAAAATTGAAATCGACAAAGAATTGAAATTAAAAGCAATCCTTGCTCATCAAACACAAGGATATTCCACACAAAGGTTAATTTCATTTCTCAAATCCGATAATCCCCAAAATAACTTTGAAACAATTCAAATCCTTCAAAGACGATGTTGTAGCAATCTAATTACAGCAATTTCTTTAACCTCGGATAGAAAACCTCACCCCTTCCCCTCTCCTTGTCAAGAAGAGGGGTATAATCACCGAAATTGGAATTCCATTTATAATTCAATCCGTCAAAGAAATTATCCCCGACATAAATTAGCAGAATTATTAAAAAAACAAGCAGAAACCTGGGGAAATTCAAAAGAAGTAAAAGCAAATATTGATAAACTCCTAGATTCACAAACCGTAGCAGTAGTCACCGGACAACAAGTCGGAATATTAGGAGGTCCCGTTTACACCCTTTATAAAGCTTTGGGAGCAATTAAATTAGCGAGGGTATTATCAGAGCAAGGTATACCAGCAGTTCCTATATTTTGGATGGCAAGTTACGACCACGATATAGACGAAGTTCAACAGGTCAAAATCTTAAATAAACGTCCCGAAGCAGAAATCCTCAACCTTGATTTAGCTAAAACTAACCGTTCCGTTGGCTCCACAAACTTAGGATTAACAATCGAATCCCTACTAGATGAAATAGAACGTTTACTTGCAAACCTTCCCCACAGCCAAGAAATTTCCAAAGTACTGCGAAATATATATCAACCACAAACTAATTTCGCTAAAGCCTTCGGACGCTGGTTAAACTATCTCACATCTGAATTTGGATTAATTATTCTTGACCCCAATCAACCCGAATTTGCTCAGCTTGCTAAAAATATAATTACTAAAGAATTATTCCACGGTGAAGGAACTCAACTTGCTTTTCAACGCTCCCGACAAATTTTAGCTAATACCGGACAAACCGAAATAATACCAACAAACCGCGACGTTACCCAAGTATTCTTTACAGACAATAACGGTATCAGACAACGGTTAATTAGGGTTGAGGGAGGTTTCCTACTGCAACAGACCAATCTTTTTGTTACTAAAGCCACACTCAAATATCTTTTAGAAAAGCAGCCAGAAAGATTTACGCCGAGTGCATTATTACGTCCCTTATATCAAGATACCGTTTTACCGACAATTGCTTATATAGCCGGTCCCACCGAACAAAAATATTTTACTCAACTACCCGAAGTTTATAAATGGGCAACTATTCCGATACCGGAAGTAGTCGCTAGACCTTCATTTACCGTCATTGATAGCGGTACGGCTAATATATTAAATCAAGCAGGTGGAACAGTTAATTTACTGAACTCAACCGATGCTAGTTCCCAAATCGGAATAGCTGGTTTACCTAAAAATATCCGTCTCGCTTACCAAGAATTAAACCAGCTACAGCAACAAAGCTTTGAATTACTCGAAATCGCAAAAGAAAATCAACCCCTAGGAAATAAACCCCTCAAACTTCAACAAGATATTGAAAACTGGTTAGCAACAACAGCACCAATAATTCAATCTTGGGGTACAAATCGGATATCCAAAGTGTTTAACCATGCTCAAACCGAATTATATTCCTTAATCGGAACAGTTACCCAAGACCTAGAAAGTTCCGGTACACCAGGAAATCCACCCCCCTTGCGGAACAGTTCAAAACTGGCTAAAAAACTGGGTAACTTGCAAAACAACATCCTACGAGAAGGAAGAAGACAAAACACACCCGGAATAGTAGCTTTAGCAAATATTAGTCCCAATAACTCTCCCCAAGAAAGAAATCTTTCAATAGCCGAACTCATAGCCAAACACGGTAAATCAATTATTCCTCATCTGCTACGAATTGCCGAAATTGATAGTCCAAAGAAATTGGTAATTGGGAATTGGGCATAGGGCATGGGGCATTGGTAATAGGTAATGGGTAATTGGTAATTGGAATATTATTTTCTTCCCCCTCTCCCCCCTCTTCCTTTGCGTTCCTCTGCGTAAACCTCAGCGCTCCTTTGCGTTTCAAAAAATATTTTTCCTATCTTCCACCTCTCTTAAAAAATCATGCTCTCCTCACCAACCATCACAAACTATTCCTCAATCACCTCCAACCTTCCATCAGAAAGAATCGCAATTTTATGCTTAGGAGGACTTGGAGGTAGCGGAAAAGTAGCAACCGAACTAGCACAACAACTTACATCAACGGGAAATTCTATATTTTTATTTACCAGCCCCGAAGCTCAATGGGTAAACCAAAACAATTCCGTTAATTACATACCAGTCAACGCACCAAAAACCCCAACCCCCGCAAATTCCCAATGGATTGAACCATTAGCAAACGAAATTATCCACCACATTGAAACCCATAATATCGGCATATTAAACATCCATTACGCCGTCGGATTAATTGAAGCAGCTTTGCTAGCTAAACAAGAATTAGCAACTAAAAATCGAAAATTAAAAGTTTGTTTGACTTTACATGGTAGCGATATTACTAAATTTGCACGCGAACCTCAGTATAAATATAAACTTAAAAAATCTATAGAAAAGTGCGATCGCATTACTGCTGTTTCTCACTGGTTAGCCGACGAAGCAGTGAGACTATTAGAATTAAAAACCCCTCCCACAGTCATTCACAACGCTATCGACTTAAATCTATTCCAACCCTTCCCCAGGTGGAATACAAATCAAAATTATACTTATAACCTTTGTCACGTCTCCAATTTGCGCGATGTCAAACGCCCCTTAGATGCGATCGCAGTATTAGCAAGAGTTCGAGGTGCTGGAATACCCGCTCGATTATTAATGATTGGTGATGGTCCCAACTTAACTACAGCTAAACAACATGCTTTATCCTTGGGAGTATCCGAACACGTTATTTTCTTAGGCTCAGCAACTCCATCAGAACTTGTTCGCTGGTTGAGCATCAGCGATTTACAACTAGTCACCAGCCAATCCGAATCATTTTGTTTAGCAGCACTCGAAGCAATGGCTTGTAGCGTTCCCGTAGTCGGAACCTTTTGCGGTGGATTAGAAGAAGTAATCGGACTATTAGACAAAGATTTACCCGAATTGTTATTATCCGTACCCGGAGACACCGCCGCAATGGCAGCAAAAGTCGTACAGTTATTCAAAAATCCCCAACTTTACCAAAAACTCCGCAATACCCTACCCGAAAAAATCAAACACCGCTTTTCTCGTCAAAATCAATTACAAAATTACAGTAATTTGTTTGCTGCTGTAATTAATTAAAGGTTAAAGGTTAAAGGTCAAAGGTTAGAAGTAATAAATATTTATTTCTCCTCCCCCTACTCATTACTCATTACTCCTTACTCCTTACTCCTTACTCCCTACTCTCTAACATGAAACGACACCCTCCCGACATCCTCGTAATAGCAGCATTATGGCTAATGGTATTAGCTTCAAGCTCTCAAGCAACAATTGTTGCTCCGATTCTTCCTCGTATTGGTGAAGCTTTAAATATCCCTGAAACATTACAGGGAACTTTAGTTACTGGCTATGCAATTGCTTTAAGTACTTTTGCGGTTATCATCGGTCCCATATCCGACCGTTTTGGCAGAAGACCAATACTTTTAGCCGGAACTAGTTTAATGTGTGTCATGCTTGCACTCCACGCATTCGCTAATGATTTTACTTCTTTATTAACCTTCCGCATCGGCGCTGGTGTTTCTGGGGGAGTTTTGACGGGTGTAGCTGTTGCTTATGTGGGAGATTATTTTCCTTACGAGCGACGGGGATGGGCTAATGGATGGGTGATGAGCGGTTTTGCTTTTGGACAAGTGGTAGCTGTTCCGATTGGTACAATTCTTGCAGAGCAATATGGTTTTCGTTCTCCGTTTATATTATTTTCAATTATTGCAGCCATATCTTTTATATTAATTTTGACAGTTATTCCTCAACCAACAGGTAACCGCGAGCGGGAAAGTTTATCTGTAATATATGTCATAAAAAGCTATTTAAAATTACTGAATCAACGTAAAATTTTAAATGCTGGATTAGCTTATGCAACAATGCTTTTTGCAGTATCCAGCTTTGTAGTGTTTTTTCCAACTTGGCTCGAACAAGAATTAAGCATGTCTCCCTCTGCAACAGCAACTTTATTCATCGTCGGAGGATTGGCAAATATTCTTATTGGACCACAAGCTGGACGCTGGTCTGATAAAGTAGGTCGTAAACCGATGATTCTCGCTTCTTGTCTGCTATCAGCGGCTGTATTTACGATAACTCCTTTTATAGTTTCCGATACCATCACTGCTTATACGGTATTCTTCTTAGTCATGATGCTGCTGGCATTACGTTTAAGTCCACTACAAGCTTTATTAACTACCCTCGTACCAGATAATCAACGCGGTTCTTTGATGAGCTTGGTTGTAGCTATCGGACAGTTAGGAGGAGGGCTCGGTGGTGCGATCGCAGGAATCGCTTACGCTCAATTTAGTTTTCTTGGTAATGCAATACTCGCTGCAATTTCTATTACTGCTACCGGGTTGATTGTTTGGTGGGGTTTATCGGAACCAGTTAAGTTACCAGAAACTACTCCTTTCCCAGTAGAAGATTTCCTAAATCATGAGGGAGAGAGTGAGGGAGTGAGGGAGAAATTTTAATAGGAAATCTTAGAGCGGAATGGGAGTAAAAAATATGAATAAAATTAGACGGGCAAGGATGCCCGTCCGACTCATTGTAAATTTTGCTAGGAAAACACCAAAAATAAGTTCTCCAATATCTGGAAGAAAATCCGATTAATTAGAATATATCGGCAGCTTCAAAGGCAAGACTAGCAAAGGATACTTGATTATTACTATTCCATTGGCTAGCATTCCAGTCAATTTTATTGGTATTAAAACCAGTAGGGATATCTTGATTAGTAACGTTATCAATTAGTACAAGTCCTATATTCTCAAAGCGGTCAACCCGCTCAACTTCTTTACCCGCAACAAACCAGTCTTTAAGAATAAGAGCATCATCAGAATTGCCGTTGTAGGAAACTTTCAAATCATTGTTATCCTTACTGAAACTGAGATTCAAACCACCGAACAGCAATCTATCTTCGCTGCTATCATCCCCTTCATTATTAATTGTTGTATCACCAGATTGGGTTAAGCCGTCAAAGAGATATTTATCATTCCCTTCTCCACCACTGAAGGTATTATTTTCCCCTCCAGCAAAGAGCCAGTCATCCCCGGCACCAGCATCTAAGGTATTACCACCTTGAACAATGGGATTACCATTTTTGTCTTTCTTACCAGGTTGGTAGCTGACTCCAATTAAGAAGTCCTTGTCATCTCCACCTCTAATGGTGTTTTTGTATCCCAATCCTAGCAAAATATCTACTCCATTACCCCCATCAATGGTGTTTTTTCTTCCCGCAGCGATGAGCGTATCATTATCGTTATTTCCATATACTACGTTAGACGAACCAGCAGTGAAAACTAGATCGTCTCCATCACCACCTTTAACAATGTTGGTTTTACCACCACTCAATACTAAATCCTTACCTTCGCCACCAGTAATGGTGTTTGTATTCCCTCCACTGACGAGAATATCATCTCCCCTGTCACCACTAATGAGATTAAGTTTACCTCCAGCAAATATGAGGTCGCCGTTGTCTTCTAGGAATTTAAACTGAAACCTTTGAGGTAGATTAAAGCTGATATCTGGTAGTGTAAAGTTGAGTGAAGGAAGAGAAAGGCTTGGCAGAGCAATTGAAGGAATATTTAAGCCAGGAAGATCGGGAAGATTTATATCGGGAATTAAAGCGGAAATGTCAGGAAGGTTGGGAAGTCCAATGCTAGGTAGATTAAAGTTTGGTAAGCTGGGAAAACTAAAGTCACCAAAATCAGGTAGGTGGAAGTCAAAGTCAAAATCAAAGCTGAGGTCAGGTAAAAGACTATCAATACTAACACTAATGTCACTGAGGCTGAAATCGGAAATATAGTCGCCAAAGACAAAGTTGTGAAGACCTCCTACAACCGCAATATCTTGTCCCAAGCCGCCCACAACAGCATTTTTCATACCCAGTGTCACCAGGGTATCATTACCAGAGACAGGGGCAGTAGCAATATCTGCGGCTGACTTAATAGCATCACTGAGTTTGAAGTCTGTAACTTTGTCAAGTACTGCATCGGCTCCAGCACTCAATACTTCACCAGTTTGGAAGACGGCAGAAATACTCTCAGCAATGATGGGGTCGAGTGAGTCACCAAAAGCAATGTTTCCTTTACCTAGAGCGATGACAATATCGTCATTTCCACCGGCAATCATGGCATTTACCATACCCACAGCACCGATGGTATCTTTGCTATCTCCCCAAGAGGTGATGATGTTTTGAGACGAACCACCAGTTATGGTTGATGTACCGTCTCCTATTTTGGTAATCAGATTTCCTGCACCTAAAGCCATTAAAGTATCATTCCCATAGCCTACTTTGGTGAGAATGTTAAAAGCTCCATGAGCAACCATAGTGCTGTCGCCATTAGCAAGTTTGGCGAAGACATTTAGACCAGCACCACCAGTTATACCTTCCGTACCATCACCAGTTTTAATGAAGACATTACCACCACCTAAACCTGTCATACTTTCGTAATAGCCACCAGAACTATGGATAACATTGGCAAACCCTGCAACCGTTACATTATCGGTTCCGGAACCAGCTAAAACAACATTTGCACCACCATAGGAGTTAATAGTATCATCACCAGTTCCACCGTTAACAAAATTCACCCCACCATAGGCATCAATAGAATCATTACCAGAGTCGCCATAAATGAAACTTGCACCACTGTAGGAATTGATATCATCATTACCAGAACCACCGTGAAGAGAAACAGCGATCGCATAGGCATTCATGGTATCATTACCGCCTTCCCCATAAGCAACACCACCACCAACCATATTAATGGTGTGTCCTGTGCTATTACTCTTTTTGTAGGGAGAAGGAATGTATTCCAAGTAGTATTTTAACCACCAGTCACCAAGTAAATCACCAATTCCTTCTGCAACTGTTTTGGCTGCATCCTCAGTAAAATCGGCTATATCCCCAGCAATTCCTTCAAACGTATCAGCAACATCAGTAGCAGCATCTACAACCGCATTACCAAGACTGTTAAATGCACCAGTGATATTACCAAAAAATCCGCTTTTCCACCAGCTACTGTGGGGCTTTTCCCATACAGTAGGCAGCTTTTGAATAATGAAGCCATCTTTGCCATCACCATCGAAATCTCCAGTGATAACATTGCTACCAGCATAATAATAGGGATGATTGCCACTAGGACCACGCAAAACATAGTAGCCCCTCATGTCATTGGCTTGGAGCAAATTACCTTGACTGGTGAATGTGCCATCTCCATTGGAAATCAAAACTTGGGCACTGTTTATTTCATCAGAACCTGCACCACCTTCTTCTCGACGAATAAAATCATCACGACCATCTCCATTAAAATCTAGTACGGAGATAGTTGCAGCACCTCTTCCCCATAATCCTAGGCTGCTACCAATATCCCTGGTGTAAGTAAAATTGCCATCCCCATTGGAAAGATAAACTACAGCATCATTGATACCATTTGCCCCACGTTTTTTATAGCGAATAAAATCATCTTTTCGATCTCCATTGAAATCTCCAACCACAATTTCAGCTTCATGCCCAAGTAAATAAAGACCACTGATATCGCTAGTGTAAGTAAAATTGCCATCTCCATTGGAAAGATAAACTACAGCATCATTACTTCTATCACCGTGTTGTTCTTGGCGAATGAAGTCATCTTTGCCATCTCCGTTAAAATCACCCACCACGATATCAGTTACATGTCCAGGTAAATGAAGACCACTGATATTACTTTGATAACGAAATGTACCGTCGCCATTAGATAACATGACAACAGTGTAATTGGCTCCATTTTTAGCCTGCCGAATAATGTCATCACGACCATCCCCATCAAAATCTCCAATCAGGAGATCGTAAACATCGAAGCGAAATCCAATATCTAAGATTCCTTTTTTACTGAAAGTTCCATCTCCATTAGCAAGATGAACCTCTGGATGATAGCCTGTACGGATTATGTCATCAATACCATCGCCATTAAAATCACCGGACACCATAGAATGGGTAGGAGTCACATTGAATCTGGCATGATCCCATGAACTCACCTGAATTAATTGATGGGCATTTCCTAGGGGTTCAGTTAAATCAATACCTGTGAATAGAGAGCCACCATCGTAAAGTTTCACCCCAAGTTTCGTGGGATTTTTAGCTAAAACTAAATTATGGTTGTTAACACTAACATCTTCAGCAGAGTTGTTGTCAAAATTCCAATATCCTAATAAATTACTTTCATTTCCTTGCAGAGATTTATACATAGTTTGCTGAATCTCTGCTTGGGTCTTAGCTTTATTCCAGACACGAACTTCATCAATATCTCCGCGAAAATATTTACTATTGGAATGGGGGGCATAACCTATATGAAGATGGTTATTGTAGGTTATTGGTGATGCTCCTCCCGTTCCTACTCCAACAAATTGACCATTAACATATAACCTTTGCTGATTCAAACTACCATCAATGACATGGGCGACATGATGCCAATTTCCATCTGCTAAATTTTGTCCATGAGCAGTAACATAATTTAGAGAATCATTGAAGTTATTGGCATGGAGAATACCATTTTGTAAAAAGATAGCTCTATCTGGGTTCGCAGAACCAATAATGGAGAAAATACCTGCATTGGGGTCAGTTGTGCGGAACCATAGTTCATGGGTGACGTTAGTTGCTGGTTCACTAAGAATTGTATGAGCAGATTCATAAAAGTTTGTCCCCACATTCAAAGACAGGGTATGGTTCATATGCCCTGAAGGTGGTTCCACCACAACATCATTCACATCAATATCCACATAAAGGTTATCAAGTGACTGATTAACATCCGTTGTTTGAACTTTAAGCTGGTGGAATTTATCTGCCTCGTAGTCTAGAAAATTGTAATTAGCAACTTTTATTTCTCCAGTATGCCGATTAATAGCAAAAATACCTTGCTCATTACCAGCCAGGATTTTATACTTATTGATTCCTGATGTTGCAATTGTACCAACTACAGAGCCATTGATACTATTTTCATTGATATTAAAACGGTGTCTACCTAACATTTGGCTAACTTCGGCAGATTCTTTTATTAAATAGCCTAGCTGAACTTCACCAACACCATGTTGAACTAAACCCCATCTCTGTCCTCCAAAATTAATGCCTGTAGATGAGTGAACATCAATGCTTGCCAGTTCGCCATTATTAAAAACATTAGCTAAATCATCTTTCCCATCATCATTAAAGTCACCAGTAATCCATTTTTGAGCATCCCAAAACCCCCCTTGTTGATTCGCCCAGTGCTGTATTCCAAAGTTACTACCACTGGATAAATGAACATCAATATTAGCTCCACCAGCATTGTTAAAAACTTTAGCTAAATCGTCTTTACCATCCCCATTGAAGTCTCCACTAACCCACTTTTGACTATCCCAAAATCCCCCTTGCTGATATGCCCAGTGCTGTATTCCAAAGTTACTACCACTGGATAAATGAACATCAATATTAGCTCCACCAGCATTATTAAAAACATTAGCTAAATCATCTTTACCATCACCATTGAAGTCACCACTAATCCACTTTTGAGCATCCCAAAATCCACCTTGGGCTGCTGCCCAGTGTTGCATCGCGAAGCTACCACCATTGGAGATATGGGTATCAATGTAGGCTAAACCACCAACACCAAAAGCTTTAGCTAAATCGTCTTTACCATCCCCATTGAAGTCGCCACTAACCCACTTTTGAGCATCCCAAAATCCACCTTGCTGAGTAGCCCATTTGTGGATACCAAAACTATTACCATTGGATAAATGAACATCAAGACTAGCTAAACCACGGTCATTAAAAGCTTTAGCTAAATCGTCTTTACCATCACCATTGAAGTCACCAATAACCCACTGCTGTTCATCCCAATATCCACCTTGCTGAGTCGCCCATCTGTGCATCACAAATTTGTCACCACGGGATAGGAAAACATCAATACTAGCTTGTCCAGCATCATTGAAAATTCTCGCTAGGTCATCTTTTCCATCTCCGTTAAAATCCCCTTGCAAAAACTTAACTTGCTCCAGAGTTGGAATTGTTGTGGTGGTGACAGGGGAGCCTGAATAGCTATTAGCGAATAGAACAGAACCGCTTAAAGCAGTACCATTTTTGAATAAATTTTTATTAGCATTGAAAGTAATGCGATCGCCGTTTGATAAACCTGGGTTATTTATCGCACCATCTTCAATCAGGAAAAAACCGAGTTTTACCGCTCCTACGGGTAATTCTTCCTTTTTTATAGATATACTTTGTCGGTTACTCTCGTTGGTGACATCAGCATAGACAATTCTGCCTTCAATATAGTTACCATAAGCATCTAAAAAGTAGTAACCCAAAGAAGCACGCCTTCTAGCACCTGCTGTGAGTTTATCTGGATCGATAATTATATCTTCGGTAACACCAACCTGAAAAAGACCATCACTATCAGGAGTTAATAATTTCATATTAAAATAATTTTTATAGGAATGAAAACAATTTAATTATGCTAACTTTTTAAATTAACGTCAATTCAAAGGTTGTTTAGATTGTATGTTGACAAAAACAGTACTTTGCGACAATTAATATTTAACAATATAGAATCTTTAAATTGCTTATGTGAAATTACTTATTATTGTTTTGGCGTACAAACAAAACTAATTTTTTTTTATAGCAATCCTATATGAGTGGTGAGAAAGATAGGTGCGAGAAACCCGGTTTTTTGGAAAAACCGGGTTTCTCAGATCTCACAAATGATTTAGGAATGCTATATATATTTATTGGTTGAGATGTTTTCGAGTTACCCCACCATAAGCCATTTGAGTGTAATTGTTCCGTTACCGGAACAGTTGCACGCTCAACCGGAATAATCCTAAAGCCTTATTACTAATTAATGCGTAATCGTTCTAATAACTGGTCGGAAAAACCGCCCGAGACATAAAGTCTTGGGTGTAAAAGTAGTTGGCAGTTTTTCCTTTATATTGCCGGATTTTTACAGGTCAAAACTTATCAGCTATTTGGATGCAATATCTAACAGCTTACGGAGCTTTGAATTATTACGGTCAGATGAAGGCTGGGAATTATGTGGTAATTACAGCAGCTAGTAGTAGTGTGGGTTACTCCGCAATTGAGCTTTTTATTTATCCGAATACCTGAAAGTAGTTCTTTTTAATATTGCAAAAATTTACAGATTTTGCTGTTTAAAAAGCAGATTGAAAATAATGCCCTAAACTACGACCAAGAAAAGCATAAGTCAAATGATTCAAAGGTACTAACAATGACCAAAAAATTAATGCAGGCTGCTTATTATGAAAAACAAGGAGCAGCAAAAAATGTAATTCAATATCAACAAATGCCAATACCACAACCCGGTGCTGGTGAAGTGCGAGTTAAAATCCATGCTTCCGGTGTCAATCCATCGGATACGAAATCCCGTGCTGGTTGGGGTGGTATTGAGAAGAAATTTGAAAGAGTTATTCCCCATCAAGATGGTGCAGGGGTAATTGAAAGCGTTGGTGAAAACGTCGATAAATCTCGTGTTGGTGAACGAGTTTGGATTTTTGAGGGGCAATTAGGAAGAGCTTTCGGTACGGGTGCGGAATATATTGTCATACCTAGTGAAAAAGCGATTATCCTACCAGATAATACCAGCTTCGCCGAAGGTGCTTGTTTAGGTGTTCCTGCAATGACCGCTCATCGTACTATTTTCGCAGATGGTGCTGTTGAAGGGCAAACGATATTAGTAACTGGGGGAGCCGGAGCGGTAGGAAACTATGCCATACAGTGGGGAAAATATGGTGGTGCTACCGTAATTACCACCGTCAGCAGTCCTGAAAAAGCCAAAATAGCCGAAGTTGCCGGTGCAGATTACATCATTAACTATAAAACAGAAGATGTAGTTAAAAGAATTCAAGAAATTACTGGTAAAAAGCGGGGAATCAATCGTATTGTTGATGTTGATTTTAGTCAGAATATAAATGTAGCCGATGCAGTTTTGCGTACTAACGGTGGAGTAGCGATGTATTCAGCCAATCCAGATGATGCTCCTGCTTTACCAATTTTGTCGTTAATGCTGAGGAATATTGTTATTCGTACAATATTGGTTTATACAATGCCGCAAGATGCAAAAGAAGCAGCGATTAAGGATATTACAGCTGCATTAAAAGCCGGTAAATTGCATCATAATATTGCTCAACTATTTTCCTTAACTGAATTAGCATCCGCTCACGAAGCTCAAGATAGCGGCAAGATGATTGGTAAAGCAATTGTAGAAATTTCTTAATTACTTCTTTATCAATCTCAGATCGCTAATATCTCTCCCTACCTCTTACCTCTGCGCTCTCTGCGGTTATTTACTCCTAATCTTCTATACAAACAAAACCATGAGCCCAACAAAATCAATTTCTCAAACATTTACAATAGCCAACGATTTAACAGTAAACCGTATTGGTTACGGAGCAATGCGACTTACCGGAAAACCGGGAAATTTCGGTCCTTATGCAGATTGGGAAGCCGGAGAAAAACTTTTACAACGTGCGGTGGAATTAGGTGTAAACTTTATCGACACAGCAGAAGCTTACGGTCCCGGTTACAACGAAGAAATCATTGCTTCAGCTTTATACCCTTACAAAGAAGGAATCGCGATCGCAACAAAAGGAGGGATAAATAAACCCGCTCCCGATAACATTAAAGCCGATGGAAGTCCGGAATTTCTCCGTCGTGGTGTTGAAGGAAGTTTGAAAAGATTGAAATTAGAACAAATCGATTTATATCAATTGCATCGTCCAGATTCTAAAGTACCGTTTTCCGAATCAATCGGTGCATTAGCAGAATTGAAGCAAGAAGGAAAAATTCGTCATATTGGTATATCTAACGTAAATTTAGAACAAATTAAAGAAGCCAGAAATATTGTTGAAATTGCTTCAGTACAGAATCGGTTTAGCATTACCAACCGAGAGAAGGAAGACACATTAAATTACTGTTCCGATAACGGAATAGCCTTTCTTCCCTACGGCTCCTTAGATGCTCATCCTTTGAAACAAGGGGCACCTATTGCCAATGCAAAAGGTATTATTGCCGATATTGCTCGGAAATATCAAGTTAAACCCAATCAAATAGCTTTAGCTTGGTTATTGCATCGCTACCCTAACGTTATTTTGATTCCGGGGACAACAACTATTGCTCATGTTGAAGAGAATATTAAAGCAGGGGAAATTCAATTGACGGATGATGAAATGAAAGCTTTGAATGCGATGTGAATTTGATAATTGAATTTATCGTGGTAATTTATAACCACAATAAATTCAATTATTTAACATTTGTTTTGAGATATTTGTGACAAGCCTCAAGTCTTTGCAATTCTTCAGGATTAGTAACAAAATAATCTTGAAGCCAAATACAACCATCCTTAATTAGTTGCTCTAAACTAACTACAGACCACAAACGAGCAGTACCATCACGGGAACCAGTTACAATTTGTTTACCATCGGGACTAAATGCAATACTGTGTACTTGGTCACCATGCCCTACCAATTCTTGTAAAAGAAAATTACTGTCTTTATCCCAAAAGCGAACGGTGCCATCATAATAAGCAACTGCAATTAATTCTCTGTTAGTAGGGCTAAAAGCAATATCTTTGATGCCATATTGATACACTTCTAATGCTTTGATAAATTTACCATTTTTATTCCACAAACGGATATTACCATCGCGAGAAGCGGTAGCGATGTAGTTTCCATCACGATTAAATGCGACACTTTCTATCCAGTCTTTATGTCCTTCTAATATTTTAATTAGCTTGCCATTTTTATCCC comes from Rivularia sp. PCC 7116 and encodes:
- a CDS encoding FG-GAP-like repeat-containing protein encodes the protein MKLLTPDSDGLFQVGVTEDIIIDPDKLTAGARRRASLGYYFLDAYGNYIEGRIVYADVTNESNRQSISIKKEELPVGAVKLGFFLIEDGAINNPGLSNGDRITFNANKNLFKNGTALSGSVLFANSYSGSPVTTTTIPTLEQVKFLQGDFNGDGKDDLARIFNDAGQASIDVFLSRGDKFVMHRWATQQGGYWDEQQWVIGDFNGDGKDDLAKAFNDRGLASLDVHLSNGNSFGIHKWATQQGGFWDAQKWVSGDFNGDGKDDLAKAFGVGGLAYIDTHISNGGSFAMQHWAAAQGGFWDAQKWISGDFNGDGKDDLANVFNNAGGANIDVHLSSGSNFGIQHWAYQQGGFWDSQKWVSGDFNGDGKDDLAKVFNNAGGANIDVHLSSGSNFGIQHWANQQGGFWDAQKWITGDFNDDGKDDLANVFNNGELASIDVHSSTGINFGGQRWGLVQHGVGEVQLGYLIKESAEVSQMLGRHRFNINENSINGSVVGTIATSGINKYKILAGNEQGIFAINRHTGEIKVANYNFLDYEADKFHQLKVQTTDVNQSLDNLYVDIDVNDVVVEPPSGHMNHTLSLNVGTNFYESAHTILSEPATNVTHELWFRTTDPNAGIFSIIGSANPDRAIFLQNGILHANNFNDSLNYVTAHGQNLADGNWHHVAHVIDGSLNQQRLYVNGQFVGVGTGGASPITYNNHLHIGYAPHSNSKYFRGDIDEVRVWNKAKTQAEIQQTMYKSLQGNESNLLGYWNFDNNSAEDVSVNNHNLVLAKNPTKLGVKLYDGGSLFTGIDLTEPLGNAHQLIQVSSWDHARFNVTPTHSMVSGDFNGDGIDDIIRTGYHPEVHLANGDGTFSKKGILDIGFRFDVYDLLIGDFDGDGRDDIIRQAKNGANYTVVMLSNGDGTFRYQSNISGLHLPGHVTDIVVGDFNGDGKDDFIRQEQHGDRSNDAVVYLSNGDGNFTYTSDISGLYLLGHEAEIVVGDFNGDRKDDFIRYKKRGANGINDAVVYLSNGDGNFTYTRDIGSSLGLWGRGAATISVLDFNGDGRDDFIRREEGGAGSDEINSAQVLISNGDGTFTSQGNLLQANDMRGYYVLRGPSGNHPYYYAGSNVITGDFDGDGKDGFIIQKLPTVWEKPHSSWWKSGFFGNITGAFNSLGNAVVDAATDVADTFEGIAGDIADFTEDAAKTVAEGIGDLLGDWWLKYYLEYIPSPYKKSNSTGHTINMVGGGVAYGEGGNDTMNAYAIAVSLHGGSGNDDINSYSGASFIYGDSGNDSIDAYGGVNFVNGGTGDDTINSYGGANVVLAGSGTDNVTVAGFANVIHSSGGYYESMTGLGGGNVFIKTGDGTEGITGGAGLNVFAKLANGDSTMVAHGAFNILTKVGYGNDTLMALGAGNLITKIGDGTSTITGGSSQNIITSWGDSKDTIGAVGMVNAMIAGGNDDIVIALGKGNIAFGDSLDPIIAESISAVFQTGEVLSAGADAVLDKVTDFKLSDAIKSAADIATAPVSGNDTLVTLGMKNAVVGGLGQDIAVVGGLHNFVFGDYISDFSLSDISVSIDSLLPDLSFDFDFDFHLPDFGDFSFPSLPNFNLPSIGLPNLPDISALIPDINLPDLPGLNIPSIALPSLSLPSLNFTLPDISFNLPQRFQFKFLEDNGDLIFAGGKLNLISGDRGDDILVSGGNTNTITGGEGKDLVLSGGKTNIVKGGDGDDLVFTAGSSNVVYGNNDNDTLIAAGRKNTIDGGNGVDILLGLGYKNTIRGGDDKDFLIGVSYQPGKKDKNGNPIVQGGNTLDAGAGDDWLFAGGENNTFSGGEGNDKYLFDGLTQSGDTTINNEGDDSSEDRLLFGGLNLSFSKDNNDLKVSYNGNSDDALILKDWFVAGKEVERVDRFENIGLVLIDNVTNQDIPTGFNTNKIDWNASQWNSNNQVSFASLAFEAADIF